A genomic window from Glycine max cultivar Williams 82 chromosome 17, Glycine_max_v4.0, whole genome shotgun sequence includes:
- the LOC102664391 gene encoding uncharacterized protein — protein sequence MNRNPRSTKRDPSYWEYVDGFHSQQNSNSLVKHSASSSEQPNPRRIMPMLDQFQPFIHDIIDNIVDVQADGNCGYWSVSSLLGMGEDSWSLVCTYLLIEIGKFSEDYIRLFGSTDKFEESRMSLHVDGLTHVFN from the coding sequence ATGAACAGAAACCCAAGGTCAACAAAGCGTGAtccatcttactgggagtatgtagaTGGTTTTCATTCTCAGCAAAATAGCAATTCGTTAGTGAAGCATAGTGCATCATCTTCTGAGCAGCCCAATCCAAGAAGGATCATGcctatgttggatcaatttcagccATTTATCCATGACATCATTGATAACATTGTTGATGTCCAAGCTGATGGAAACTGTGGGTATTGGTCGGTTTCcagtttattaggtatgggtgaagactCTTGGTCGTTGGTCTGCACCTATCTGCTTATAGAAATTGGCAAATTCTCAGAAGACTATATCAGGCTCTTTGGTAGCACGGACAAATTTGAGGAATCAAGGATGTCACTACATGTTGATGGGTTAACCCATGTATTTAattga
- the LOC102664522 gene encoding uncharacterized protein: MVEANCNAVIQKNSPQKFKDPRSVTIPCSIGNVSVGKTLIDLGENINLMSLSMCRKIRNLMVSPTKMTLQLAERSIIRPYGVVEDVLVKVRQFTFLVDFVIINIEEDSNIPLILGRPFMLTSKCVVDMGNGSLEMSVEDQKAIFNLFETIKHPSDSKTCFKVEAIE; the protein is encoded by the coding sequence ATGGTAGAAGCAAATTGTAATGCTGTGATCCAGAAGAATTCACCACAGAAATTCAAAGATCCAAGAAGTGTAACCATCCCATGCTCTATTGGGAATGTGTCAGTGGGTAAAACTCTCATTGATTTGGGGGAAAACATTAATTTGATGTCTCTCTCTATGTGTcgaaaaattagaaatttgatGGTTTCTCCTACTAAGATGACTCTTCAACTAGCAGAACGCTCCATTATCAGACCATATGGTGTAGTTGAAGATGTCCTAGTTAAAGTTCGCCAATTCACTTTTCTGGTGGACTTTGTGATAATAAACATAGAAGAGGATTCTAATATTCCCTTAATATTGGGCAGACCATTCATGTTGACTTCAAAATGTGTTGTGGACATGGGAAATGGAAGTTTGGAGATGAGTGTAGAGGACCAAAAAGCCATCTTCAACTTGTTTGAGACAATAAAACATCCCAGTGATAGCAAGACCTGCTTTAAGGTGGAGGCAATTGAGTAA